The DNA sequence CGGCCATGGCTCGATCATCCACGGGCGCGACATCGCTGAGGAGCTCTCCGGCCTGGTGGACGCGTGCTCCGTAAGCCTCATCGCCCAGGACGCAGATACCTACGAGGCCCTATGCCGGCCCACCCACGGAAAGGTGGCCTACGAAGCGGTCAAGGGCTTTATCGCGCTGGCCAAGGCTGGCGGGATGGAGGTAGAGGCCACGGCGGTGGACGTCCCGTACTGGGTGGATTTGGCCGCCTGCCGGATAGTAGCCGAGGAGGAGCTCGGAGTTCCCTTTCGGGTGCGCCGCCCCAGCGAGATGGGCTGAAGTGGTATCAGGAAAAGGAGGGAAGTCTCGTAAAGATTCCGTATCTACTGGATTCTTCGTACCTTGAGGCAGTATTCTCCATTGCCGGGGATGAAGGCGGGGTATTGATTGGCGTCGCTTGAATATCCAGCCACGCTAGCCTCTGAGAGCGTCACTATGAAGCCTCATCAGCCAAGGGCCGCCCCAATCACCTCCAGCACTTTTTCCTCTTCAAAGGGCTTGACTATGAAGTTTTTTGCCCCATTAAGGAGGGCTTCGGTTACTTTATCTTTCGTACCGGCCGAGCTGACCATTACTACCACGGCGGCCGGATCTATGGCCTTAATCTGCTTGAGGGCCTCGATGCCGTCCATCTTGGGCATGACGATGTCGAGAGTCACGCAATCGGGTAGAAGCTCCTGGTATTTCTGTACCGCTTCTTCCCCGTCGATGGCTTGACCCACCACCTCGTAGTTTTCCTGCTCGACAATCCGTTTAATGTGTTCATTGAGAAACTTTGAATCGGCTGGCCAGCGACAGGGCCGCCTCTGGAGTTAGGCTGACCCCTTGTTCCTCCAAGGCCTTTAGTATTCGAGACAACAATGCCTAGGGGGCTTCCTCATTATAGTCGTACAGGATCAGATGAGCTGCCATCTCGTCTAGGCTCACCTCCACCCTGAAGGGCTCAAGGGCCCCCTGGTGGATTAAGAGCGGCTTGCCTCTCTAGCGCTTGTAGGCCAGCTTGACCGCTCCATAATCGATGGAGGGAAGGCCGAGTCCCTTCAAATATTCTACAAGTTCCGGGTAAGCGATATCCGCCTCCCCCTCCATGGTAGGCTGTAGGGTGAGTGTCAGGCCCTCGGGGCTTTGAGCCAGTTTGACTGTAGAGTTCGATTTATCAGTCAAGGTCCACACCTCCTGCGGCAACCGGCTCCAGTTGCTGGGCCTCCTTCATACTGGTCATGACATTGTTGAAAATGGGTCGGTCATCAATGGGCAAGGAAACCTTCCTGAAATTTATGACGTGGTCCCGAATCTGGCAGGCTACGCGGTCTAGGTCCCCTAGAGCGTTGAGAAGCTCATTATTTCCATTCGGCAGGAACTCCTTGCTCAACTCGGCGATGCGAGTGTGGACATTGACGCACTCTCCCATCAGGTTTAAGATCTGGTCGAGCTCCGCGGCCTCTAACCTAACGGAAGAGGCTGGCTGAGGCCGACGTTCCCTGGTCTGCTTCTCCAAGGCCTCAGATAGCTCATCGGGCGTTATCAAGCCCTCCCCGAGGAGAATCTGTCCCAGTTGCCTTTGTTGCCCGAGCGCCCGTTCCACCTCCATGATGGTGATCTTCCCATCATCCACTAAAATCTCGCCCAGGCGTCTTGAGCCTCTCATCTGCGCCTCAGCGTAAGTTCCCAGAGACCGCACGCCGATTGGGTGCCCGTTACACAGGGGCTTGAGTCCCCTCTCGAGGACCGCTGGGCCTTGATCGGAAGTAAACTCGAAAATCCAGGCCAAATGAAATTGCGACGGGTCAAGCTCCTCCAAGGTTGGGACCCGGGAGGTGTCGGTCACTACGCCATCCACCTCCCCCAAGCGAGCCAGATCGAGGAAAACCTTTAAGGGCTCTACGCCCTCGTCCAAAATGGTGGGTTTAAACCTCAGCTCAACCTCGAAGGCCTCTGGGACGTTGAGAGATGAGGATTGTTGCCCCTGGAGAGCGGCTGATGCCGCCGTGCTGGTCGCCCTGGAGCTTAAAGCCCTTAGCGATGCAGCGACTTCCTCCAGGCTCGTCGGCAAACTCTCGTCGGCAAGGTGCTCAGGGGAGCTAATGGGGAGTTTCAGCTCATCCACGGCTCTCAGGAGAATCGAGATTAGCTCCCTCTCCACCGCCAGCTCACCGGAGCGGACGCGGTTTAGGAGATCTTCAACAATCTGGGTGAATTGACGGATGACCTCCAAGCCCACGATGCCCGCTCCGCCCTTTATGGTATGAGCTGCCCTAAAGATTTTTTCCACCAGAGCGCTGTCGGTGGGGTCGATATGCAAAGCCAGCAGGTCGGCCTCCATTCCGGTCAACAACTCGGTGGCCTCTTCCACAAAAATCTGAACAAGGTCGTCTCTCTTGGAGTTGCTCATAGACCGAAATCCCTATCTAGCTTGGTCAAGGCCAAAACGTTAGATACATAGGGGCTTGGGTCAACGATACGAATCTCCTGGCCCCGACCCAAGACCGACTTCTTTGCCGCCACGAGGACCTGAAGGGCTGCACCGTCCAAATCCGTAACCTCGGAGGCGTCCAGCATTACCACCTCGTCTCCGTTATTCAGGGCATTAAGAATACGCTCTTGCAAGTTTGCCGCGCCGGCCCCTGTCTCTTCCCTCTTTAGTCTTACAATCGCAGAGGTTTTGGACATGGGTCTTCCTACCTTGTGGTACTTATCGAATATGTGAGCGAAGGGTTAAAGGTCTCATTTTAGGGCCGATTTCATGAGGGAGCATGCTCCTGGAATTTTTGGCTTCGCAATTTCTGACAAGACGTCTGGAAGGCGTAGTGGATAATCCGCTCCCGGTCGGCCTCGCGGATATGGGTAAATCCGACAGCCACCTCCCAGTCGTTTGCTCTCCTGTCGATGCGAAGGATGCGACCTGCGCACTGTACGTTGGAAACCGAAGGCCCCGGAAGAATGAATTTAAGCTCCAACAGTGATGAGACCGAGGGAGCCTTGCCGCAGGAGAGCTTCAGGCCAGACCCACTTATGTCGATGAGCCTGGCTTTGAGACCGTTCCACTCCCCGCGGGGGGATGAGGCGAGGGTCTCTAGCACGAGGTCCAGCTTAAATAGGATCTCTCGGTAGATAGGCATGAGGCGCTCGGCCTCCCCAACAAAGGGGTCCGGATCCGAGGCGGGCCAAAAGTGGAAATCCGGAGACTGCGACACAGCGAAATCTGCCCGGCATCGGTTGCCCAATTGCTCGTGTTCCTCCTCGGTGATTAACCGATAAGAGAGAGGGAAGGAATCCTCGACCCTGAAATAATCTCGACGGTCGCGGGCTTCTCTGTCATTTGAGTTTTTCCCTTTAATGTCGCTTCTCCTTCACAAACTAGTGGTTTGCTGAATAAGAAGATAAGCAAAATGGATGCCGTTAGGGACTAGCGGGCTCAGGGTAGACTACATACCCATTTTTCAATATATTGAGGCTCCAACCACAGGCTAGAGCCCTCTTAACTTATCGGCTCCTTGACGGAGTGCCAAACCTATGACGCCAAGGCCCGGCGTATGTCCTTCTGGGGATTTTGCCTCACGACGCTTTCAAAGGCTTCAACTACTAGTGGGTCGAATTCCTTTCCGGCGTTGAAGCGAAGGTGGGCCATGACCTCCTCCGGAGGGAATGCGGGCCTGTAGCTCCGATCCGACGTCATCGCCTCGTAGACATCCGCTACGGCCGTAATGCGAGCAAATAAGGAGGTCTCCTCTCCAGTTAGACCATCGGGGTAGCCGCTTCCATCTATTCGCTCGTGGTGGTGGCGGATGACGGTCATTTCCATGGGAAAGAGGTTTAAAGGTTCCAAGAGCTTCTCACCAATGATGGTGTGAGTCTTAATGACCTCGTATTCCTCGTGGCTGAGGGGGCCCTTCTTCTGTAAAATGTCATCGCGGATGGCCACTTTGCCTAGGTCGTGGAAATAACACGAGAAGTTGAGCGCGTCCACTTCCTCCTGGGAACAGCCCATCACCAGGGCTATGGAGGAAGCGAACAAGCAAACCCCCTTGGAATGGTCTTTAATGTAAGGGTCTTTATACTCCACTAGGTCCACCATACTTCGAAAGCTATTGACCAGGTTTTCGTAAATCTTCTCGTACAAAAGAGCGTTTTCCAAGCAAAGGGAGGCCTCCTCGGACAGGGCCACATAAGGGCCCATCTCCATTGCAGTCATTGTCCGTGGCCGGTGGAAGTGGAACACGTGTAAGGCCCCAAAAACGTGGCCCTTTATCCGCATTGGAACGGTTGTCAAATCCTTGGTAGAAAGTGGCCTCTTATGTTCCACCAAAGACGTTAAGTGGGAATTGAGCATCGCCCTCACCTTGGGCGGGATGTGGGTTTCTCCTTCGGTATTCTTGGTCCCAGGCGAGGCGTGAACCTGCGGGCCCATACCCGCGAACCCCTTCGCCTCCTTGATGGTCCATGCCCCCGATTCGGAG is a window from the Nitrospinota bacterium genome containing:
- a CDS encoding Hpt domain-containing protein, producing the protein MSNSKRDDLVQIFVEEATELLTGMEADLLALHIDPTDSALVEKIFRAAHTIKGGAGIVGLEVIRQFTQIVEDLLNRVRSGELAVERELISILLRAVDELKLPISSPEHLADESLPTSLEEVAASLRALSSRATSTAASAALQGQQSSSLNVPEAFEVELRFKPTILDEGVEPLKVFLDLARLGEVDGVVTDTSRVPTLEELDPSQFHLAWIFEFTSDQGPAVLERGLKPLCNGHPIGVRSLGTYAEAQMRGSRRLGEILVDDGKITIMEVERALGQQRQLGQILLGEGLITPDELSEALEKQTRERRPQPASSVRLEAAELDQILNLMGECVNVHTRIAELSKEFLPNGNNELLNALGDLDRVACQIRDHVINFRKVSLPIDDRPIFNNVMTSMKEAQQLEPVAAGGVDLD
- a CDS encoding PilZ domain-containing protein, giving the protein MPIYREILFKLDLVLETLASSPRGEWNGLKARLIDISGSGLKLSCGKAPSVSSLLELKFILPGPSVSNVQCAGRILRIDRRANDWEVAVGFTHIREADRERIIHYAFQTSCQKLRSQKFQEHAPS
- a CDS encoding response regulator, whose product is MKRIVEQENYEVVGQAIDGEEAVQKYQELLPDCVTLDIVMPKMDGIEALKQIKAIDPAAVVVMVSSAGTKDKVTEALLNGAKNFIVKPFEEEKVLEVIGAALG
- a CDS encoding STAS domain-containing protein → MSKTSAIVRLKREETGAGAANLQERILNALNNGDEVVMLDASEVTDLDGAALQVLVAAKKSVLGRGQEIRIVDPSPYVSNVLALTKLDRDFGL
- a CDS encoding response regulator; its protein translation is MDDEHEFISIFKRFLGKMGYEVLGAGSADEALELMEPHGFDLAFVDIQMPGMSGLELVSEIKRVAPSLPVVIVTAHSSVEYAVDALRLGASDFLSKPLKLDEVGSLVEKIILKRVSNYGMDIMLETLSEQAEGYETHLSTGYRLTDLAALRETYRSNADSDDLYAYLASAASEMSPTGQVVVSVLNSESGAWTIKEAKGFAGMGPQVHASPGTKNTEGETHIPPKVRAMLNSHLTSLVEHKRPLSTKDLTTVPMRIKGHVFGALHVFHFHRPRTMTAMEMGPYVALSEEASLCLENALLYEKIYENLVNSFRSMVDLVEYKDPYIKDHSKGVCLFASSIALVMGCSQEEVDALNFSCYFHDLGKVAIRDDILQKKGPLSHEEYEVIKTHTIIGEKLLEPLNLFPMEMTVIRHHHERIDGSGYPDGLTGEETSLFARITAVADVYEAMTSDRSYRPAFPPEEVMAHLRFNAGKEFDPLVVEAFESVVRQNPQKDIRRALAS